aaataaaatatggccctcattaagaacacatcaggctaccacctattcaaatatgaaatttttttgtcagatagtttttgagaaaaaaaatcgtaaagtGGACTAAGTTGCCGGCACCGTAttaaatcgggtactttttttatttaactcgcgataaaagaaaatcgcGGATccgaaatttttcaaattaacatatgttacgtagaaatgttcagtaattacaacaaactgtaccgtaattttttttatagagcGGTTGCGAaaatatcgatctctaaagtgagccTTCCCTTTTGGCACGGATAGTAGTGTAACACTAGTCAACAACATtgtgcaacatagtgatatgtaatgctaactagcgctacctagcactgtcactagaactaaccctagatctagaagtagaaacatttgggttaggttgatttctggttgggttggtttctgATTGTGTTGGATTGGGTTCATTTCtgtttgggttgggttggtttccggttgggttgggttggtttccagttgggttggattgggttggtTTGTGGTTgggttttagtttaataaaaatacgcAACATACTGATATCTAGTgataactagcgctacctagcaGGCAAGACCAGCAGACACGGCAAGTGACCACCACCTACTAATTGGCgtaattcaaataatattaagatcagtaaaatcaaaatacCCAAAAGCAACAAGAAGGATACCATCTACTAAGACTGAAAGAATTATATGTACTGCGAGAATTTACGAGAATGATCATGAAGCTGGAAATGAAGATCAAGTAGAAAGATGGATGGATTACAAGAGGAAACTGCATGAAGCAGGGGAAAGGGTGCTAGGAATGGAGTGGAGAACAACGGAAGTGTGGATTACAGACGAGCTATGGGATCTTGAAAGATGGAACATGAAAAATAGACTGAACGAAGGAATCAGAAATGAAGCTAAAAGACAACTAGCCCAACAACTAAGTGAAACCAATAAATACGTAATGAAAACACCACGAAGAGAAATAAGAAGATGCAAAAGAAAATCATAAAGGaagtttacaaaataaaaaattttgctaaCAGGCCAACatgaaaaagaataaataagaATATGAGAGGAACATTTTTCCAAGATGCTGAATACATATGAAGAAACAGAAAGAGCAACCTCTGCTGAGAATAAAGATAAAACCTCCAACAAAACAGGAAGTCATGTCAGCAATATCTAAGCAATGTACAGGGTGAGTAATAAGTTCAAATAAGATACCAACTGAAGTTCTAAAAATAGACCTGCAACACACTACTAAAgtaattaaatcattaatcaAAAGAGTATGGGAAGAGGAAAAAATATCGGCAGACTGGAAAGAGGGAATAATTATAAAACTCCCAAAGAAGAGAGTAATTGGAGGGGCATCACACTTCTCAAtatgattaataaaatcatagcTTAGATAGTAAATACAAGAATAATGGACCAAGTTggttttatcttttaaatatataaaatattatttcagcagtttatatatcatttcaaTGCTTTCGTTACGATACTGTCTTTCAAGTAGCGATAATTAACTTTTCACTAATTgtgaaataagtttttatcgACAACTACTATTTTTAGTTGAACTTGAAAAGGATTTTATAGGTAATCGAAACACGTCTCAcggaatataaaataaaaaatacctGCCAGTACAGAACGTACTGTaacagtttttaataaaagttcaCATTTTCCTCGTCGGCTTCAAAAGATGTTTTCATGTTTTTCCCTGCAGAGAGAGATTTagagaattcaatttttcaaaaatgtctcaTAAATGTGGCAGTTTTATTAACAAGTCGGCATCAGCGAAATATTCTGTATCTTTGTATCCTTCTTCTTgtaggaaaataaaaattgaaataaaaacatttaaagtgAAGAGACGACTCGGCGcataatttaaacttttttaatcttttagcaaaaaatcttttatgtaTTCAAAAACATTCCTTAATTAAGTAAGGACACATTACTTTTGTATCACCCtgtaacctcaaaaaatatttaaattaatttattataatcccataaacattaaaacagcttccaaaacagaaaataaactATTCATTGACAATAGTTATAACGCTTAGTATCCTTGTTTTTTAAtcctattacaaaaaattttgtaataagttaattaaacATTCCTATTTAGAAAAGGCATgcctttaaaatttttgtgtttatacaAATTCACATATTTTGTGGAGTGTTTTTTGTATGAacgttatttttgtatttttttcttgtatttttccttttttctttgaaatggTGTGCTCCTAACAGCGTAAACCGAAACAAAACGATATAaacactaataataattaaataattggtTAATGTTACACAtacttaaataatatttaaaataaataaagatttaaataaataaatccagTTGTGGTCAACGCGTCTACTGTCATCAACGTCGACCGTTAAAAAGATGTAAGTGGAAATCGATCATTTAAAACGGCATAAATTtcgctttaaaataattactaaataATGAGACAGTTTAAAACGATGgagacaaatttaattttgtacttttataattgtttgcatgatttttatttcttattaaatcgcTAAAACTAATTCATCAACTTAAACATTcacaaaacaaaacactaacaAAATCATTCAATCATTTAACACAAAGAAGAGCTTcacatttaatattaatcacacgtaataataatattttcaaacaaaacaaTTCGATTGGTTGGTTTATTTAGGTTCCATTTCAATCTGATTATAAATTAAcacaacaatttcttttagcAAAATTACCACCTAACCGTCCTTCTCGTCACTTTACTTCCGCTCAATCAGCGACTGCTGAAAAACCAAAAAGGGAAACCATCGAAACACCTGTGAGGGTTCCAAGGCCAGTTAGGAGCTATGAAGAACCACCTAAAGTTGATGACAGTGCGAAAAAAGCTGCTCAAAAGAAAAAGGAGGAAGAAGAAAAGTATGCGttatattcataaattttttattttgaaattaaaaattatttctatataGAGCTAAAGCTGAAGAGGCAGCTaggaaagaaaaagaagccCAAGCGAAGAAAGAAGAAGCAGCAAGATTGGCAGAAATCGCGAGACAAGAAGAATTGGCAGCTAAAGCTGCCGCCGAAAAAGCAGCTGAATTAGAAAGACAAGCTGAAAAAGCTCGACAGGAAGAATTAGCAAAACAGGTTACCACACTAaatcaaaaccaaaaaaaaacaaaataactaaaaatttcttttaatattctCTTAGGCTGAAATCGAAAAAGCTCGTAAAGCAGCTGAAGAAGAAGCTAGATTGGAAGAAGAACGTCGCCAGGCGGAGCTCGCCAAAGCTGAAGAAGAACGTCAACAACTTCTTCGTTTGGAAGAGATTGCACGCCAAGCCGAAGAAGAAAGAGAGGCTGAACTCGCACGACAAGCCGAAGAGCTTGCTGAATTAGCGAGACAGGAAGCCGAGTTAGCTGAACAAGCCAAAAAAGCTGAAGAGGAAGCCGAACTGAAacgaaaagaagaagaagaagccgAGTTAGCTAGACAAGAAGCGGAATTAGCCGAACTCGAACGTCAAGAAAAAGAACTTGCCGAATTAGCTAAACAAGAAGCTGAATTAGCCGAGTTGGCCAAACAAGAAGCTGAATTAGCTAAGATTGAAGCTGAACAAGCTGAAATTGCTGCAAACACCGAAGAAGCACCCGTTGATGAAAGTCCTGTTGAAGCGGCTCCTGCTGAAGAGGAAGCTCCTGTTGAAGAAACACCCGTTGAAGTTCCAGCTGAAGAAGTTGAAGCggttaaagaagaagaagcacCCGTTGAAGAGGAACCAGTTGTAGAGGAACCTGTTGTTGAAGAACCGGTTGAAGAAGCAGAGGagtaaaaaagcttttaatttttatttttaattaaggaaAAATGGATATTAAAGTTGATTAATGTTATGCTTCTTGTTAttggtaaatttttgtttaattggcatttttttaatttcgatttgaaacttttgtattttttgttgttattatttggaaataaatCTTATATCTAGTTTTAATGCTGTGATTGTTATTAtaccaaaaaaagaaataaatctgGAGTAccttacaaaattttgaaaaatatttaaagaactcaactttttaaaattcttatatGGCAGAAACTTTAGGATATATGCAActaagttataaataaataagaacaAATGGAACAATATCAAAGTTTTGGTAAAAACGCAATAACGATAAATGTAACTAATCCCTTGCTGGTTAGATAACCAATTAAACCATGAAGCAAATGTAATATGAGTACATTTTCAGCACTAATTAAAGCTTGGgaaattgttttaaagttaCTGGTTGTtctgtaattaaattaacagaaataattattgagaatgGGAAAATGTTGATTAGAATATAATTGTACCAAAAGGTTATTTGATACAACcaaaaattcaataaagaaaaaaaaaaggaaagaaaacaATTCAGCTTTTCTTCTATTAATTCTTGTTTATTTGCTCTTTGATCCGTTCAACGGatccaaatttaaaagtatatTGACGTTCGTTCTACTTTGTGCGTCATTTTTCGGTTATATTTCGAGCGTTTTCCAATATTATCCAAAATCCACCTCatctatttataaacaaactaccccaaaaaaatttcgatctaaaaaaaatcctcACAAActttttacaactttataaacattttttaaaaactgttcattcaaaatattattcatTCACTCGTTGTAACCACCCACACACCTGTTGTTGAATACAAAGCAGATAACTAGATAACAAAATCACGCAGGGACTTATTTGCCCTGCGTCAAACTGAACACgtaaatattgaaaaaggAAATCTATTTTGATGTGGATtacggttttatttttattgtcgaTTATGTCCCAGTAGGTATACTAAAAATGGATGGGGATATCTCGAGTGTTCATCGTCATCCGTCAATTCATGTTGTAtagataaaacatttttgcatcAACGGGACATCTATCTGATAACAATACCAGAGGTAGGTGAATTGTTATGTTCATACgaagagtacagtaaaacacGTGTGAATAGTAAACGCTGTTTTATTGGTAATTAAAACTCGACAGTcaataaagattacaaaacaaaacctggtaaaaattatttgataatataacACATTTGAGTGTTTATAAATGCCTAAAAAGGTGTTCGCGAAGGAAAGCTGAGTACCACATGTCATTTGCTGCCATAGAGTCTTTGGTTTAGCTTGCACGTCCTATATACAGACTCTTTCAAAACGTCTTGAAGTGGATAGTTGATTTCTGTATTGTGCATCAATTCAATTATCACCTCTATTTCATTAGCTATATTTCATGCTTgcaaaataagtttaatgcTTGTGAATGAAGGTACTATTCTATGAAAAAACTACGTTATCTAGTAATGGATACTTCACCTACAAAGAATAAACGACGAAGAAAAAGATAAACCAGCGATCAAAAGCGATCTATTCCTCCACCTGGTGAATTTAAGGCGATTAAGACATTTCAAGAAGGTAACGGATCGTCGCCCCAAGCTATTAAAACgtagtattttaattacaaagttGATGCTGAGAAGTTAACactgtttattaagaaattcttGAAGGCTTAAATCGCTTCAGGAGCTATTCAGACTCTTTCAAAATGTCTTGAAGTGAATCTACACATGGTGCATAAAGAATCTTATGAAAGTACTCTTCCAGATAGTTGATATCTGTATTGTGCATTCATTCAATTATTACTTCTATTTCATTGGCTATATTTCACTAATTTTTGACACATGCTtacaaaataagtttcatGCTGGTGAATGAAGGTACTATTCATCTATGGCACATTAGTACGAGTTATCACAAAAAACTACGTTATCTAGTAATGGATACTTCACCCACAAAGATTAAACGACGAAGAAAAAGATAAAGCAGCGATCAAAAGCGACTTATTCATCCACATGGTTAATTTAAGGCGATTAAGACATTTCAAGAAGGTAACGGATCGTCGCCCCAAGCTATTAAAACgtagtattttaattacaaagttGATGCCGAGAAGTTAACactgtttattaagaaattcttGAAGGCTTAAATCGCTTCAGGAGCTATTGTTCAAACAAGGGATAAGGAGCATCGTGTTTTTTTCAAAGTGGTATCGGGGAAAGCAAATCCGATCAGGCTTCCTCCCCTAAGAAGAAAAATGCGAAAGCAAGCAAAGTCTATAAGAAATCTAATAAAAATGACCATCCTCTCCTCATCCCCCATCCAACATTTATTCGCCCTCTCTTCGTTACCGCGCCTAAATCTTACTTTTTCCTTCCCTCTAGCCTCCTCCATCAAATAGCTCGGAATTTCCTCCGTTATTACGACCttatacttattattgtatttcaCCTCTTTTACCTGAGCATGCCGTTCTTGTTTTTTCATATCTCTACCTCTACCCTCTAACTCCTTCCACTGTGTTGACACTTCCCTTCTTTCTATTTCCTCTGTCTTGTTgaattcttttctttcttgtCCTCATTTTGGACATGATCTAAAGTATACATACTTTACATTACTTTGTACTCTAAACTTTAATTAGTCCATAAAGTTTCCTGACTAAGACTATTTTCCATGAATAGCGAGAACGTGAGTAccacaaatattaaaatgacaAGAAGGAGTTTCTTTCTATTTTCCTTCACATGTTTCCCAGTGGAATTGACCATTTATTGAATCACATCCCTCTGTATCCCTTCTCTTAGAGATTTAAATACTCTTGGAAACAGAATTATTCAAGTCAAAGTCATCGAAGACGACGAATACCTCAAGTACGTCAATTTAGtggataatattaaaattttcttagaACTACAAAAATGCTTTTAAAGCTCAACTAAACTAATTCAGTATCTCCAAAAATTCTTAGGctaaatagaaaatattagataattttttattctaatacAATTAGATATCAAAGTGACATTGTTAATTTATAGaaagtgttaaaaattgatttcaaattaTAACCCAAAACTTATTATAGGAACCTATTAcatcataattattgttcgttaaagtaataaagtgcaaaaaaagaaatttatggattatttttaaaatcttggTCTAATAATAATACGGTTGAAGGTTAGATTATTCTTGATTTTTATCCTTGGAGTGGattgtgtaataaaaaaaaatgtttacaggaaaatataattttctttcttttaataattttttcatttttaaatttattagaaatggAAACCTTATAACATTTGCGTCATTGAACGTTCAcggaatgaaataaaaactgaTTTGATATTCatcattcaaaattgataagtTTTATGGTAAAGAGACTCAGGAGGgtttaacatcaaaattttacgACCACGAACGTCGGTTACCTAAAAATAGTCGATTTGCGCAAAACCTCTctaagattattttttttcctatCGAATGTTCTTGACCTTGGTACTACCGCAAACTACACTGTGTTCGTTCGATTTTTGAAGtcggtttatttttgattgattATATTCACTCAGTTCTAAAATTAGAGCCTAAAGCGCGTTCGCAATTTTGACTTGGTTTAcgtattaaattaatgttagttattaataaaataaatattcttaTAAGTTATTTCATCATCTTTCAAGTTTTACTCACttcatttataaatagaagtggaaagattttttttaagacgaaataaaaataaaaattgaaaaataaaataaaaatctaaaattaaatagaatctatttgtataaataaacgttttgttggttttgtaattattaaaaaaaaatgtatttaatgttttatgcTTAAAGAAAGTATTCAGTAAAAAGCTTTGGACGTGCGTACATCTACAGAACGAATGAAACTTTTCTACGTGATGTGAACTTGAAAAGGAAAAGACAGACGGTTTTAAATTGGTCTGAGAAGTGTAATTTTGTATGCTCAAAGGTCTTGGTATTATGGGTTTATTCCtctatgtttaaaataaaaaaaaaatataaatgattcATCGCTTGTGacgatttttttctatttttctaatttcaatCATTACTTATGAGTCAGGTTTTATTACAACCTTTCAACTCAATAATTGCAgtaatttagtattttttaggAAATACCAGTTACAATTCGTAAAATTGGTTTCGCGGTAAATCaagtcaataatttttttctcaaaattaaataatattgagatataataaatTCGAATAGAATATAAAAGGACGATAGAATACATATAAGAGAACTGCTACATCCTTTGAATTGGTGcatagtgttagttcgagttttagttcaaaaaaatatacaacatattGATATCTAGTACtaactagcactgttactagaactaacactggactaagtagaaccattcgggttttgccgtacGTCTTCTGCAAACACTACTTAGTATTCTATTGGCAACATTTGGTTCACTGTTAGCAGAATTGAGTTTTCTGTCAGCGATATCCAGTTTCTGTAATTAATCTCTAGCAGTTCCTAATCTTTTGAGAGCAAAGTGTAGTTATCTCCAAACAGATTTAAGTTTCCTGCTAAGAATAGTCTTCTAGAAATagcacggctaaaccccaaactttctaggtctagtgttaattcgttctataaaaatatacaacatcgTATAGACAATTCCGGGTATTCCccttttattgattatttttttcagttaATGATCAAAaagggaaaaaaataaaatgatttagatgaagatcgattttttttttcaatacgaATTTCTCGTTTCTCGCTCTTCTTAATTTcgaataaatatttagaaGGGTCGACTGTAAAGTAACGGACggacaataaattatagtTCAACGTTTTGTGTGCGTTGTGTTTACTTTAAGTTGCGGTTGAATCGATGTAAACAGAATTCCTGAAGCGACTTATTTAGCCGCAGGTGCTCCAGAACTCCAACATTCTTCACGTTCATAAACATTTTAGTGGCGCTCTTAATTTTCAGCGGATTTTAGACGTCGACGACAACGGGGAATTTTTTTATCGACACGTAgtttttccatttaaaaatggCATTTGTAATAATCGTTATTAGTTGTATTGCGTCAATTTAATCGTcggtatttattataaatagaaataaagtGCGTACTAGACTtgaagaggaaaaaaattattgcattCTGACTAATTTAAAaggttttgttttgtattgtttttgttgtagtgtaaatataaaaagttttaatgttGAATTTGTGTACGAGGACAATTTTATGAGGTTGAAAATAACCGTGGTGTTTTTCTCAGGAGACTAAACTACGGTGGGGGAGAGTAAATTAAGGGCAAATTAAGattaatataaatgaaaacaTGAGATATTTAGGTCGTAAAAGTAGAGCAACGAGGAAATGTGAAAATGTAACGTTAatgtattttgataaaatataacTACAACAATGAAATAATGAAAGTcatatcaaaaaaaagttaactcACAACAAgtgtttttcatttatttacatattcATATTACATTCATTTACATATTATCTAATTACGTTCttgatatttgaataaatcaATAACGATTCTTATCTCATCATGTTCTTATCGAATATGAAACTTGAATGTATCTTGTTTCAAAGCGGCTACAAAATgaacaaataaaaagttgcaaaGATTggtagcttcaatttgatacatAAAACTGAATATAAATGATGTGATGCAGccaaataattcataaatcgGTTAATGTTTGGAATCTTCAGATTgagcaagaaaaaattgacttccaaaaatgtaattttccaGAGGTGTGGTCATTTGGCAAAATTTAAACCCAACTACTACAATGAACGGATTTAAGAAAGCTGGGATAtatccattttcaaaaaatttggtTCTAAAATGTTTAGTTCAACTTGAATGAAGCAATGCGATGAAGAAAATGCGAAACTTCTCAGTATCAGCAGAAGAGTTAGAATCAGAACCTGTATTTCAAGAAATTCCTAATAGCGACACTATATGAGGAATGTTGATTATTCAAGATTTTCTTATAGCAACAGTAAAATCTAATATTTTGTCGAaagcagaaaagaaaaagaaatcgataTGAATTGGAGTGGAAGTAATAACTGCTGAGgaggttaaaattaataatcgcGAATAAAGATCTCAATGCATTTTAAAAAGACGTGTCCACTCTTGCCCCAATTTTGGGTCAATGCAGAGcagttaagtttttttaacaattttatataatacagagaatttgtgaattttttcaaaatgaatgGGCATGTTAATAACGTAtgtgaaaacgaaaatacagTAATAGCTACAAAGAGAACAGGCAATTTCAATTGAACAACCCTCATTTTCCTACTTCCTTTTTTTTCGCCTATAAACTATCGGCGTGCTCAGCAAAATTTTGCCATGCTGAAAAACGTGCAATTAAAACAGGCAGAATTTCAACACT
This genomic stretch from Onthophagus taurus isolate NC chromosome 7, IU_Otau_3.0, whole genome shotgun sequence harbors:
- the LOC111423918 gene encoding uncharacterized protein CG45076-like isoform X4 — translated: MVYESDFYTTRRPYRATPSISTYTVSSVPSRQVRILPGLGKVHVVHTYDRIVPYVGHKRLTVVTSNPMVYKVRPSVLYKEFDRIENKYRPYTYTSALSEYLNSDSAVRYPYSYIRYPYTYSYTPSYYYTIYRPYYPTYYVNNVAFVRHPELDVTYIYKTGPPLREPRHARIFDDEKRLIRAETASLLRRIHAPVPRVSKPLALPYVTRYDEFPVKTYSDSYIYKMMMSSPKDPRVVAYTTYYSEPVRKYFGQGYLSCVSFAGDKVHPRRRNVYVYEDPVRNDIQLLSYYISKFRQEKGGATIKELPSAKLPPNRPSRHFTSAQSATAEKPKRETIETPVRVPRPVRSYEEPPKVDDSAKKAAQKKKEEEEKAKAEEAARKEKEAQAKKEEAARLAEIARQEELAAKAAAEKAAELERQAEKARQEELAKQAEIEKARKAAEEEARLEEERRQAELAKAEEERQQLLRLEEIARQAEEEREAELARQAEELAELARQEAELAEQAKKAEEEAELKRKEEEEAELARQEAELAELERQEKELAELAKQEAELAELAKQEAELAKIEAEQAEIAANTEEAPVDESPVEAAPAEEEAPVEETPVEVPAEEVEAVKEEEAPVEEEPVVEEPVVEEPVEEAEE
- the LOC111423918 gene encoding uncharacterized protein CG45076-like isoform X5; the encoded protein is MVYESDFYTTRRPYRATPSISTYTVSSVPSRQVRILPGLGKVHVVHTYDRIVPYVGHKRLTVVTSNPMVYKVRPSVLYKEFDRIENKYRPYTYTSALSEYLNSDSAVRYPYSYIRYPYTYSYTPSYYYTIYRPYYPTYYVNIFDDEKRLIRAETASLLRRIHAPVPRVSKPLALPYVTRYDEFPVKTYSDSYIYKMMMSSPKDPRVVAYTTYYSEPVRKYFGLHSKTDPNRHLRQGYLSCVSFAGDKVHPRRRNVYVYEDPVRNDIQLLSYYISKFRQEKGGATIKELPSAKLPPNRPSRHFTSAQSATAEKPKRETIETPVRVPRPVRSYEEPPKVDDSAKKAAQKKKEEEEKAKAEEAARKEKEAQAKKEEAARLAEIARQEELAAKAAAEKAAELERQAEKARQEELAKQAEIEKARKAAEEEARLEEERRQAELAKAEEERQQLLRLEEIARQAEEEREAELARQAEELAELARQEAELAEQAKKAEEEAELKRKEEEEAELARQEAELAELERQEKELAELAKQEAELAELAKQEAELAKIEAEQAEIAANTEEAPVDESPVEAAPAEEEAPVEETPVEVPAEEVEAVKEEEAPVEEEPVVEEPVVEEPVEEAEE
- the LOC111423918 gene encoding uncharacterized protein CG45076-like isoform X6 → MVYESDFYTTRRPYRATPSISTYTVSSVPSRQVRILPGLGKVHVVHTYDRIVPYVGHKRLTVVTSNPMVYKVRPSVLYKEFDRIENKYRPYTYTSALSEYLNSDSAVRYPYSYIRYPYTYSYTPSYYYTIYRPYYPTYYVNIFDDEKRLIRAETASLLRRIHAPVPRVSKPLALPYVTRYDEFPVKTYSDSYIYKMMMSSPKDPRVVAYTTYYSEPVRKYFGQGYLSCVSFAGDKVHPRRRNVYVYEDPVRNDIQLLSYYISKFRQEKGGATIKELPSAKLPPNRPSRHFTSAQSATAEKPKRETIETPVRVPRPVRSYEEPPKVDDSAKKAAQKKKEEEEKAKAEEAARKEKEAQAKKEEAARLAEIARQEELAAKAAAEKAAELERQAEKARQEELAKQAEIEKARKAAEEEARLEEERRQAELAKAEEERQQLLRLEEIARQAEEEREAELARQAEELAELARQEAELAEQAKKAEEEAELKRKEEEEAELARQEAELAELERQEKELAELAKQEAELAELAKQEAELAKIEAEQAEIAANTEEAPVDESPVEAAPAEEEAPVEETPVEVPAEEVEAVKEEEAPVEEEPVVEEPVVEEPVEEAEE
- the LOC111423918 gene encoding uncharacterized protein CG45076-like isoform X8; translated protein: MVYESDFYTTRRPYRATPSISTYTVSSVPSRQVRILPGLGKVHVVHTYDRIVPYVGHKRLTVVTSNPMVYKVRPSVLYKEFDRIENKYRPYTYTSALSEYLNSDSAVIFDDEKRLIRAETASLLRRIHAPVPRVSKPLALPYVTRYDEFPVKTYSDSYIYKMMMSSPKDPRVVAYTTYYSEPVRKYFGQGYLSCVSFAGDKVHPRRRNVYVYEDPVRNDIQLLSYYISKFRQEKGGATIKELPSAKLPPNRPSRHFTSAQSATAEKPKRETIETPVRVPRPVRSYEEPPKVDDSAKKAAQKKKEEEEKAKAEEAARKEKEAQAKKEEAARLAEIARQEELAAKAAAEKAAELERQAEKARQEELAKQAEIEKARKAAEEEARLEEERRQAELAKAEEERQQLLRLEEIARQAEEEREAELARQAEELAELARQEAELAEQAKKAEEEAELKRKEEEEAELARQEAELAELERQEKELAELAKQEAELAELAKQEAELAKIEAEQAEIAANTEEAPVDESPVEAAPAEEEAPVEETPVEVPAEEVEAVKEEEAPVEEEPVVEEPVVEEPVEEAEE
- the LOC111423918 gene encoding uncharacterized protein CG45076-like isoform X7 — encoded protein: MVYESDFYTTRRPYRATPSISTYTVSSVPSRQVRILPGLGKVHVVHTYDRIVPYVGHKRLTVVTSNPMVYKVRPSVLYKEFDRIENKYRPYTYTSALSEYLNSDSAVIFDDEKRLIRAETASLLRRIHAPVPRVSKPLALPYVTRYDEFPVKTYSDSYIYKMMMSSPKDPRVVAYTTYYSEPVRKYFGLHSKTDPNRHLRQGYLSCVSFAGDKVHPRRRNVYVYEDPVRNDIQLLSYYISKFRQEKGGATIKELPSAKLPPNRPSRHFTSAQSATAEKPKRETIETPVRVPRPVRSYEEPPKVDDSAKKAAQKKKEEEEKAKAEEAARKEKEAQAKKEEAARLAEIARQEELAAKAAAEKAAELERQAEKARQEELAKQAEIEKARKAAEEEARLEEERRQAELAKAEEERQQLLRLEEIARQAEEEREAELARQAEELAELARQEAELAEQAKKAEEEAELKRKEEEEAELARQEAELAELERQEKELAELAKQEAELAELAKQEAELAKIEAEQAEIAANTEEAPVDESPVEAAPAEEEAPVEETPVEVPAEEVEAVKEEEAPVEEEPVVEEPVVEEPVEEAEE
- the LOC111423918 gene encoding uncharacterized protein CG45076-like isoform X3, which codes for MVYESDFYTTRRPYRATPSISTYTVSSVPSRQVRILPGLGKVHVVHTYDRIVPYVGHKRLTVVTSNPMVYKVRPSVLYKEFDRIENKYRPYTYTSALSEYLNSDSAVRYPYSYIRYPYTYSYTPSYYYTIYRPYYPTYYVNNVAFVRHPELDVTYIYKTGPPLREPRHARIFDDEKRLIRAETASLLRRIHAPVPRVSKPLALPYVTRYDEFPVKTYSDSYIYKMMMSSPKDPRVVAYTTYYSEPVRKYFGLHSKTDPNRHLRQGYLSCVSFAGDKVHPRRRNVYVYEDPVRNDIQLLSYYISKFRQEKGGATIKELPSAKLPPNRPSRHFTSAQSATAEKPKRETIETPVRVPRPVRSYEEPPKVDDSAKKAAQKKKEEEEKAKAEEAARKEKEAQAKKEEAARLAEIARQEELAAKAAAEKAAELERQAEKARQEELAKQAEIEKARKAAEEEARLEEERRQAELAKAEEERQQLLRLEEIARQAEEEREAELARQAEELAELARQEAELAEQAKKAEEEAELKRKEEEEAELARQEAELAELERQEKELAELAKQEAELAELAKQEAELAKIEAEQAEIAANTEEAPVDESPVEAAPAEEEAPVEETPVEVPAEEVEAVKEEEAPVEEEPVVEEPVVEEPVEEAEE